A window of the Nisaea acidiphila genome harbors these coding sequences:
- the gloB gene encoding hydroxyacylglutathione hydrolase translates to MSKLDVVLVPARSDNYVYLLHDADSGSTAVVDPGAAAPVIEALEARGWKADLIINTHHHGDHTEGNEAVRAKYGCKLAGPKSETARIAGMDITLAEGDSFDFAGHKAEIFETPGHTSGHIAFFFPDSDILLSGDTLFVLGCGRVFEGTMEQMWSSLKKLRALPPATRIYCGHEYTQSNARFALSVDGENAKLQAQASEIDRLRADGQPTVPSTIGDELDTNPFLRADSPALAAAVGMEGADPVAVFAEVRKRKDNF, encoded by the coding sequence TCGTGCTGGTCCCCGCCCGATCCGATAATTACGTTTACCTGCTACACGACGCCGACAGCGGCTCCACCGCCGTGGTCGATCCGGGCGCTGCCGCTCCGGTCATCGAGGCCCTGGAGGCTCGCGGCTGGAAAGCCGACCTGATCATCAATACCCACCATCACGGCGACCACACGGAAGGCAACGAGGCGGTGCGAGCGAAATACGGCTGCAAACTGGCCGGCCCGAAATCGGAAACCGCACGGATCGCCGGCATGGACATCACGCTCGCCGAGGGCGACAGCTTCGACTTCGCCGGGCACAAGGCCGAGATCTTCGAGACACCGGGCCATACCAGCGGCCATATCGCGTTCTTCTTCCCGGATTCCGACATCCTGCTTTCCGGCGATACGCTCTTCGTGCTCGGCTGCGGCCGGGTCTTCGAGGGCACCATGGAACAGATGTGGAGCTCGCTGAAGAAGCTGCGAGCCCTGCCGCCTGCGACCCGGATCTATTGCGGTCACGAATATACCCAGTCGAACGCCCGCTTCGCCCTCTCGGTCGACGGCGAGAATGCCAAGCTGCAGGCCCAAGCCTCGGAGATCGACCGGCTGCGCGCCGACGGCCAGCCGACGGTGCCGTCGACCATCGGCGACGAGCTCGACACCAATCCTTTCCTGCGCGCGGACAGCCCCGCGCTGGCCGCCGCCGTCGGCATGGAGGGCGCCGACCCGGTCGCGGTCTTCGCGGAGGTCCGTAAGCGCAAGGACAATTTCTGA